A window from Candidatus Limnocylindria bacterium encodes these proteins:
- a CDS encoding DinB family protein gives MRQRELATLFDFNYWAQHRILATAARLTDAQFTLRSVIVGRDLRATLVHTLDVECSWRLRLQRRPEDEWRKTLPTTDYRNVAVLTDHWTRDETEMRAWVATLDDEALAAGADLDAKEQYPLWFYVLHMVTHSQQHRAEAAQLLTQLGHSPGDIDFLDYADWARGSG, from the coding sequence ATGCGACAGCGGGAGCTCGCGACGCTCTTCGACTTCAACTATTGGGCACAGCACCGGATCCTCGCGACCGCCGCGCGGCTCACGGATGCGCAATTCACCCTGCGTTCGGTCATCGTCGGGCGGGACCTTCGCGCGACGCTCGTGCACACGCTCGATGTCGAGTGCAGTTGGCGGCTCCGACTACAACGTCGCCCCGAGGACGAGTGGCGCAAGACGCTCCCGACAACGGACTACCGCAACGTTGCGGTACTCACCGATCACTGGACGCGCGATGAGACCGAGATGCGTGCGTGGGTCGCGACCCTCGACGACGAGGCGCTCGCGGCCGGCGCTGATCTCGACGCGAAGGAGCAATACCCGCTCTGGTTCTACGTCCTGCACATGGTCACGCACAGCCAGCAGCACCGTGCGGAGGCAGCGCAGCTGCTCACGCAGCTCGGGCATTCTCCGGGCGATATCGACTTCCTGGATTACGCGGACTGGGCGCGTGGATCCGGCTAG
- a CDS encoding zinc-ribbon domain containing protein, with amino-acid sequence MSFQDKTLTCRDCGQEFIWTAGEQEFYASRGLQNAPSRCPADRAARRAGGGGGGGGGGGYGGGQREMFSAVCSNCGKEARVPFQPRGDKPVYCSDCFEQKRPPRNAY; translated from the coding sequence GTGAGCTTTCAGGACAAGACCTTGACCTGTCGCGACTGCGGCCAGGAGTTCATCTGGACCGCCGGCGAGCAGGAGTTCTACGCCTCGCGAGGACTTCAGAACGCACCAAGCCGTTGCCCGGCCGATCGCGCCGCGCGTCGCGCGGGCGGTGGTGGTGGCGGTGGCGGCGGTGGTGGATACGGCGGCGGTCAGCGCGAGATGTTCAGCGCGGTCTGCAGCAACTGCGGCAAGGAAGCGCGTGTTCCGTTCCAGCCGCGCGGCGACAAGCCGGTGTACTGCTCCGACTGCTTCGAGCAGAAGCGGCCGCCGAGGAACGCGTACTAG
- a CDS encoding acetoacetate--CoA ligase yields METIWTPSEETIDRANVTRYMEWLARHRALSFASYQELWRWSVTDLDAFWSSIWEHFGVRASQRYERALARDAMPGASWFPGAELSYAEHALMRRDDHPALIARSETRGLEISTTVTYAELAQQVAAARAGLVRLGVTRGDRVVAYMPNIPETVVALLAASSLGAIWSSCSPDFGTRAVIDRFGQLDPKVLFVVDGYRYGGRDFDRTSETHEIERALPSLRATVVLPYLRPDATPARSAARMSWAELASESGHLEFAQLPFEHPLWVLYTSGTTGLPKGLVHGQGGILLEHLKSIALHQDLGVDDRFFWFTTTGWMMWNYMLGVLPLGGTAVLFDGSPAHPDMGTLWRLAADVGVTYFGTSAAFIQACMKASISPGRDNDLSRIRGVGSTGAPLSPEGFTWIVDAIGRPLPVGSMSGGTDVCTAFLQACPLLPVRAGELQCAALGAKVEAYSAEGKPVVGEVGELVITRPLPSMPVYLWNDPDGARYQASYFEVFPGVWRHGDWIRFNADGSSVIYGRSDATLNRGGVRMGTSEFYRIIEQLPEIKDSLVVEVGGENAELVLFVVLAAHTTLDDALRRSISDTLRRELSPRHAPDRILAVPEIPKTLNGKKLEVPVKRLLMGQPLAGAVSEGAVANPASLGVLVEAYRGASPASR; encoded by the coding sequence ATCGAGACGATCTGGACCCCGAGCGAAGAAACGATCGACCGCGCGAATGTCACGCGCTACATGGAGTGGCTCGCGCGGCACCGCGCTCTGAGCTTTGCGAGTTACCAGGAGCTGTGGCGCTGGTCGGTCACGGACCTCGACGCCTTCTGGTCATCGATCTGGGAGCACTTCGGCGTGCGCGCGAGCCAGCGCTATGAGCGTGCCCTCGCCCGCGACGCGATGCCCGGCGCGTCGTGGTTCCCCGGTGCCGAGCTGAGCTACGCGGAGCACGCGCTCATGCGGCGAGACGATCATCCGGCGCTCATCGCACGCTCCGAGACGCGCGGACTCGAGATATCCACAACAGTGACGTATGCGGAGCTCGCGCAGCAGGTCGCAGCCGCCCGCGCCGGACTCGTGAGGCTGGGTGTCACGCGCGGCGATCGCGTCGTCGCGTACATGCCGAACATCCCCGAGACCGTCGTCGCGCTCCTCGCGGCATCGAGCCTCGGTGCGATCTGGTCGAGCTGCTCGCCAGACTTCGGAACGCGCGCGGTGATCGATCGCTTCGGCCAGCTCGATCCGAAGGTCCTGTTCGTCGTCGACGGGTATCGCTACGGCGGGCGCGACTTCGACCGTACGAGCGAGACGCATGAGATCGAGCGCGCGCTGCCGAGCCTGAGAGCGACGGTCGTGCTTCCCTACCTGCGGCCCGACGCGACACCGGCGCGATCGGCAGCGCGCATGTCGTGGGCCGAGCTCGCTTCGGAATCAGGCCATCTGGAGTTCGCGCAGCTGCCGTTCGAGCACCCGCTGTGGGTGCTGTACACGTCGGGCACCACCGGTCTGCCGAAGGGACTCGTGCACGGCCAGGGCGGGATCCTCCTCGAGCACCTCAAGTCGATCGCGCTGCATCAGGACCTTGGCGTGGACGACCGCTTCTTCTGGTTCACGACGACCGGCTGGATGATGTGGAACTACATGCTCGGGGTGCTCCCGCTCGGCGGCACCGCGGTGCTGTTCGACGGCAGCCCTGCGCATCCGGACATGGGAACGCTCTGGCGACTTGCGGCCGACGTCGGCGTGACGTACTTCGGGACGTCCGCCGCGTTCATCCAGGCCTGCATGAAAGCGAGCATCTCGCCCGGCCGGGACAACGATCTGAGTCGCATACGTGGCGTCGGTTCGACCGGCGCGCCTCTTTCGCCGGAGGGTTTCACGTGGATCGTCGACGCCATCGGACGACCGCTGCCGGTGGGCAGCATGAGCGGTGGTACCGACGTCTGCACCGCGTTCCTCCAGGCGTGCCCGCTCCTGCCGGTGCGCGCCGGCGAGCTGCAATGCGCGGCGCTGGGCGCAAAGGTCGAGGCGTACTCCGCGGAGGGGAAGCCCGTCGTTGGCGAGGTCGGCGAGCTGGTCATCACGCGACCGCTGCCCTCGATGCCCGTATACCTGTGGAACGATCCCGACGGCGCACGCTACCAGGCGAGCTACTTCGAAGTCTTCCCCGGCGTATGGCGCCACGGCGACTGGATACGGTTCAACGCCGACGGCTCATCGGTCATCTACGGGCGCTCCGACGCGACGCTCAATCGCGGCGGCGTGCGCATGGGCACGAGCGAGTTCTACCGGATCATCGAGCAGCTGCCGGAGATAAAGGACAGCCTGGTGGTCGAGGTCGGCGGTGAGAACGCCGAGCTTGTGCTCTTCGTGGTGCTGGCAGCGCACACGACGCTCGACGACGCGCTGCGCCGCAGCATCAGCGACACGCTGCGGCGGGAGCTGTCGCCGCGTCACGCGCCCGATCGCATCCTCGCAGTGCCCGAGATCCCCAAAACGCTGAACGGCAAGAAGCTCGAGGTGCCCGTGAAGCGTCTGCTGATGGGGCAGCCGCTCGCGGGCGCGGTCAGCGAGGGCGCGGTCGCGAATCCCGCGAGCCTCGGCGTTCTCGTCGAGGCGTACCGAGGAGCCTCACCCGCGTCGCGCTAG